A genomic segment from Bradyrhizobium diazoefficiens USDA 110 encodes:
- a CDS encoding amidohydrolase family protein gives MAFDTLFLNARFDGGTRHHIAVKDGRIAAITSVDQPPAGAETIDLKDALVVPGFVEGHIHLDTSFYGDAWRPHKPCADGFNVHERVAFQAQNMAEAAPMDVRARNQLDLCIGHGTTQMRSHVIVDGSVGLKSLETILRVREEYNGLIDIQLVAFPQSGILSSPGTAQLLDEAIGLGANLVGGLDPASFDRDVEKHLDVVFGVANKHGVDIDIHLHDMGTLGAFEIEQIAARTRALGMEGRVAVSHAYGLGDIPADYLKKVAEILARSGVAIMTNAPGARPFPPILALRNAGVTVFSGNDNIRDSWWPYGDGDMLRRATTLGYRSGFNIDEELRAAFDVVTASGAKALRLEGYGLRIGAKADFVALNAEHVPEAVVAVPQGRSVYKDGRLVAANGRIVGKSG, from the coding sequence ATGGCCTTCGACACACTCTTCCTCAACGCACGCTTCGACGGCGGCACCCGCCATCACATCGCGGTCAAGGACGGACGCATCGCCGCAATCACGTCCGTTGACCAGCCACCCGCCGGTGCCGAGACGATCGACCTCAAAGATGCCCTCGTCGTTCCCGGCTTCGTCGAAGGCCACATTCATCTCGACACCAGTTTCTATGGCGACGCCTGGCGGCCGCACAAGCCGTGCGCCGACGGATTCAACGTGCACGAACGCGTCGCCTTCCAGGCGCAGAACATGGCCGAGGCCGCGCCGATGGACGTGCGGGCGCGCAACCAGCTCGATCTCTGCATCGGACACGGCACTACGCAGATGCGCAGCCACGTCATAGTCGACGGCTCGGTCGGCTTGAAATCGCTCGAGACGATCCTGCGCGTGCGCGAGGAATACAACGGCCTGATCGACATCCAGCTCGTCGCCTTTCCCCAGAGCGGCATCCTGTCGAGCCCGGGCACGGCGCAACTGCTCGACGAGGCCATCGGGCTTGGCGCCAACCTCGTCGGCGGGCTCGATCCCGCGAGCTTCGATCGCGACGTTGAAAAGCATCTCGACGTCGTGTTCGGCGTCGCCAATAAGCACGGCGTCGACATTGACATCCATCTGCACGACATGGGCACATTGGGCGCCTTCGAGATCGAGCAGATTGCGGCACGCACGCGCGCGCTCGGCATGGAGGGGCGCGTTGCAGTCAGCCACGCCTACGGGCTCGGCGACATCCCCGCGGATTACCTCAAGAAGGTCGCCGAGATCCTCGCCCGCTCCGGCGTCGCGATCATGACCAACGCGCCGGGCGCGCGGCCGTTTCCGCCGATCCTCGCCCTGCGCAATGCCGGCGTGACCGTCTTCAGCGGCAACGACAACATCCGCGATTCCTGGTGGCCTTATGGCGACGGCGACATGCTGCGCCGGGCCACGACGCTCGGCTACCGTTCCGGCTTCAACATCGATGAGGAACTGCGCGCCGCATTCGACGTCGTCACCGCATCAGGCGCAAAGGCGCTCCGGCTCGAAGGCTATGGCCTGCGAATCGGCGCGAAGGCCGATTTCGTGGCGCTGAATGCGGAACACGTTCCCGAGGCCGTCGTCGCGGTGCCGCAAGGGCGCTCCGTCTACAAGGACGGCAGGCTCGTCGCCGCGAACGGCAGGATTGTAGGGAAATCCGGCTGA
- a CDS encoding amidohydrolase family protein → MTSQTAFDLIFRNTLLRSSAAPVDIGVKGGRIAAIEPGLTCEAVEVDVGGHLALPGFVDTHIHLDKACLLGRCGHNHGSVSEAIRAVAGMKKDFTVEDVYARGARVLERAIVHGTTRMRTHVEIDPRIGLRGFEAVKALKRDYAWAIDLSLCVFPQEGLTNDPGAEDLLIQALRDGGETIGGCPYMDTDPNTHLERIFNLAQEFDVDVDLHLDFDLDPSWWHLDEVCRQTERRNYGGRVAVGHATKLSALPPEPLKAATAQLAKAGVAVTVLPATDLYLMGREATHNAPRGLTLAHKLAGDGVLCSVATNNVLNPFTPFGDASLLRMANFYANVAHASVSDFDICLDLVTELPARLMNLGDYGIKVGNPADLIVLDTQDSRFAIAELPDVMMGFKAGRQTFARQRPTLFSPGR, encoded by the coding sequence ATGACCAGTCAGACCGCCTTCGACCTGATCTTCCGGAACACGCTGTTGCGATCATCCGCCGCACCCGTCGATATCGGCGTGAAGGGCGGCCGCATCGCCGCGATCGAGCCAGGGCTGACCTGCGAGGCCGTCGAGGTCGATGTCGGCGGACACCTCGCCCTGCCCGGCTTCGTCGACACCCACATCCACCTCGACAAGGCCTGCCTGCTCGGCCGCTGCGGGCACAATCACGGCAGCGTCTCGGAGGCGATCCGTGCCGTTGCCGGGATGAAAAAGGACTTTACGGTCGAGGACGTCTATGCGCGCGGCGCCCGCGTGCTCGAGCGCGCGATCGTGCACGGCACGACGCGCATGCGCACGCATGTCGAGATCGACCCGCGTATCGGCTTGCGTGGCTTCGAAGCTGTCAAGGCGCTCAAGCGCGACTATGCCTGGGCGATCGACCTGTCGCTCTGCGTCTTTCCGCAGGAGGGCCTGACCAACGACCCCGGAGCTGAGGACCTGCTGATCCAGGCGCTGCGCGACGGCGGCGAGACCATCGGCGGCTGTCCCTATATGGACACCGACCCGAATACTCACCTCGAGCGCATCTTCAATCTCGCGCAGGAATTCGACGTCGACGTCGATCTCCATCTCGATTTCGACCTCGACCCGTCCTGGTGGCACCTCGACGAGGTGTGCCGGCAAACCGAGCGGCGCAACTACGGGGGACGCGTGGCGGTTGGTCATGCCACGAAACTCTCCGCGTTGCCGCCGGAGCCGCTGAAAGCTGCCACCGCGCAACTGGCGAAAGCCGGCGTTGCCGTCACCGTGCTGCCCGCGACCGATCTCTATTTGATGGGGCGCGAGGCCACCCACAACGCGCCGCGCGGACTGACGCTCGCCCACAAGCTCGCCGGAGACGGGGTGTTGTGCTCGGTCGCGACCAACAACGTGCTCAATCCGTTCACGCCGTTCGGCGACGCCTCGCTGCTGCGGATGGCGAATTTCTACGCCAACGTCGCCCACGCCTCGGTCAGCGACTTCGACATCTGCCTCGATCTCGTGACCGAACTGCCGGCACGGCTGATGAACCTCGGCGATTACGGCATCAAGGTCGGCAATCCCGCCGATCTCATCGTGCTCGACACGCAAGACAGCCGCTTCGCCATCGCCGAGCTTCCTGATGTCATGATGGGCTTCAAGGCTGGCCGGCAGACTTTTGCGCGGCAGCGGCCCACTCTGTTCAGCCCCGGACGCTGA
- a CDS encoding nuclear transport factor 2 family protein: protein MSVAARAETAPLSDAAIVEAYLTASMIPDPDAAAAYMAPGTVITFTGGREFDHPRGPTGFNAKRYRWVKKKMDRFDVCPGDGETIVYSVGTLYGEWKDGTPFEGNRYIDRFVVRNGKITKMDVWNDSAERILVQRSIDA, encoded by the coding sequence ATGTCCGTTGCCGCACGAGCCGAAACCGCTCCGTTGTCCGATGCCGCGATTGTGGAAGCCTATCTTACGGCATCGATGATCCCTGATCCCGATGCTGCGGCAGCCTATATGGCGCCGGGTACGGTGATTACCTTCACCGGCGGACGCGAGTTCGATCATCCGCGCGGCCCGACAGGCTTCAACGCCAAGCGCTACCGCTGGGTCAAGAAGAAGATGGACCGATTCGACGTCTGCCCCGGCGATGGCGAAACCATCGTTTATAGCGTCGGCACGCTTTACGGCGAGTGGAAGGACGGTACACCGTTCGAGGGCAACCGTTACATCGATCGCTTCGTGGTGCGGAACGGCAAGATCACCAAAATGGACGTCTGGAACGACAGCGCGGAGCGCATCCTGGTCCAACGGAGCATCGACGCGTAA
- a CDS encoding amino acid ABC transporter substrate-binding protein, producing MRLPTVILALTCLAGAASAEDLSGTLQKVKETKKITLGYQEASVPFSYLDGNQKPVGFAMDICLKIVDAVKKQLGMPDIVVETLAVTSSNRIPLMVNGTLDLHCSATTNNADRQKQVAFTNTHFLSATRFAAKKAAKINTIDDLKGKAVTAVAGSVNLTQLAKVNTERTLGINIMPAKDQAEAFLLLETDRAQAYALDDVQLAVAIARSKEPALFMISEETFSKPEPYGIMLRREDAPFKALADRATAELYASPEIEVLYRKWLESPTPPNGLNYNVPMSPALRNAYKKPSSSADPDVYVVN from the coding sequence ATGCGCTTACCCACCGTTATCCTGGCCCTGACATGTCTTGCGGGCGCAGCTTCAGCCGAAGACCTGTCGGGCACGCTCCAGAAGGTCAAGGAGACGAAGAAGATCACGCTCGGCTATCAGGAGGCGTCCGTTCCCTTCAGCTATCTGGACGGAAACCAGAAGCCGGTCGGCTTTGCCATGGACATCTGCCTGAAGATCGTCGACGCCGTGAAGAAGCAGCTTGGCATGCCCGACATCGTCGTCGAGACTCTCGCGGTGACGTCGTCGAACCGCATCCCGCTGATGGTCAACGGCACGCTCGACCTGCATTGCTCGGCGACCACCAACAACGCCGACCGCCAGAAGCAGGTCGCCTTCACCAACACGCACTTCCTCAGCGCGACGCGGTTTGCTGCGAAGAAGGCCGCCAAGATCAACACCATCGACGATCTCAAGGGCAAGGCGGTCACGGCAGTGGCCGGGTCGGTCAACCTGACCCAGCTCGCCAAGGTCAACACCGAGCGCACTCTCGGCATCAACATCATGCCGGCCAAGGACCAGGCCGAGGCCTTCCTGCTGCTTGAAACCGATCGCGCCCAGGCCTACGCGCTCGATGACGTCCAGCTCGCGGTCGCGATCGCGCGCTCGAAGGAGCCGGCGCTGTTCATGATCAGCGAAGAAACGTTCTCGAAGCCCGAGCCCTATGGGATCATGCTGCGGCGGGAGGACGCGCCGTTCAAGGCACTCGCCGATCGCGCCACGGCAGAGCTCTACGCAAGCCCGGAGATCGAGGTGCTTTACAGGAAGTGGCTGGAATCGCCGACGCCGCCGAACGGCCTCAACTACAACGTCCCGATGTCGCCGGCCCTGCGCAATGCCTACAAGAAGCCGAGCTCGAGCGCCGATCCGGATGTCTATGTGGTGAACTGA
- a CDS encoding MarR family winged helix-turn-helix transcriptional regulator, whose amino-acid sequence MAPSQGFIHAEIGRLITRLGRMWRRESDQALSDHGLSYATAIPLLLLSHQGENVRQGVLADELGIEGPSLVRLIDLLQAEGLVERREDPTDRRAKTLHLTKAGEAKVEETNRVLRRVRASLLKDIGADELAITFETLQRIEQRAGRLHEAKMFARTFAESK is encoded by the coding sequence ATGGCTCCCTCGCAAGGCTTTATCCATGCCGAAATCGGCCGGCTCATCACGCGCCTCGGCAGGATGTGGCGGCGCGAGTCCGATCAGGCCTTGTCCGATCACGGCCTGTCCTATGCGACCGCGATTCCGCTGCTGCTGCTGTCGCACCAGGGTGAGAACGTGCGTCAGGGCGTGCTTGCCGACGAGCTCGGCATCGAGGGGCCATCGCTGGTGCGTCTGATCGACCTGCTCCAGGCCGAAGGCCTGGTGGAGCGCCGCGAGGACCCGACCGACCGGCGTGCCAAAACGCTACATCTGACGAAGGCGGGCGAGGCGAAGGTCGAGGAGACCAATCGCGTGCTGCGTAGGGTGCGGGCAAGCCTGCTCAAGGATATCGGCGCGGATGAACTTGCGATAACCTTCGAGACGCTCCAGCGCATCGAGCAGCGGGCCGGTCGCCTGCATGAAGCCAAGATGTTTGCCAGGACGTTTGCAGAGTCGAAATAG